Proteins encoded by one window of Chryseobacterium foetidum:
- a CDS encoding T9SS type B sorting domain-containing protein: MKKFLLILLLMISSVNLFAQRDTEHWIAPYYASTSVTAQSLYLSTDSVTPVTVTVNSNNTVLGTVTISKNSPQTYIVPAGNIAATNTGEAFTVINKGLYLNGTKPFYCTLRMVNSVQHAEVLTSKGKAGIGTEFFVANTPSVTSRVADNFTAGVLATEDNTTVTATWSAITPITFLGATPTTNTHTFTLNKGQSFIFAGTIGPAAPFMGAKIVATKPITLTNGNVTGNFGATTSSGTDIILDQSVPLSRLGNEFAMVRTRSATAQELEGGIVIATENNTEVYLNGSATPAATLNAGQWHRISGSSYITQPGGHPNMYISTTKNVYLYQLVSVNNDNATCGFNYIPPLNCFLPRKIDEIGKVGEMPTGAGGASAVPSGTIVKLNILTEVGATVTYTVNGGAPLTPTAAQGPFPLTGNSNWVTYAIQPINGNIAIQSNKAVTAGINGGHSTSGYGGYFAGFSSIPLIAKQTGDCIPGLVLEVDDGYDTYQWFRNDVPIPGANSYSYTPTIAGNYTVRITVGSCVPATTPVYKVFTCLQQTTDAKTVCEGYYNIVPQFTSSTQTYVPSTVTIVTPPTNGTAIINPTTGVIGYTPNFAYVGTDTITYKFCGNDPEFVDCEQITLTFTISESPTVTNATLRSCFLPTNVSTALFDLTAANVTLQTGTSKKYYPSLTDAQNQTNEITDPDNYIAPNGVVYVRVSNTNGCYRIAVITLIVLPPVYSTVLVDKEICIEDRTTLDAGAGFDGYTWSNGDTTQTISNVTVGNYWVDLQTGDCTTRQNVTVYPTQQPVVTNIEVSGTTITVQVTGGTAPYQYSIDNIKWQDSNVFPDLPRGDITVYVKDSFNCVPQQVNITIPNIINVITPNNDGVNDVLDYSSLAHKPNLTFSIFDRYGVQIFEGNKDKGYKWDGTVGGKRISTGNYWFSISWNENNRTQTPVKFSGWVLVKNRE; encoded by the coding sequence ATGAAAAAATTTCTACTAATTCTACTACTAATGATCTCCTCGGTTAATTTGTTTGCCCAGCGAGATACAGAGCACTGGATTGCACCATATTATGCATCCACATCTGTTACAGCACAGTCACTTTATCTTTCTACAGATTCTGTGACACCCGTGACAGTAACGGTAAACAGCAATAATACTGTTTTGGGAACAGTAACAATAAGCAAAAACAGTCCACAGACCTATATAGTACCCGCGGGAAACATCGCAGCTACAAATACTGGTGAGGCGTTTACTGTTATCAATAAAGGTTTATATCTCAATGGCACAAAACCTTTCTACTGTACGTTGAGAATGGTCAACAGCGTACAGCATGCTGAAGTTTTGACCAGCAAAGGTAAAGCTGGTATCGGAACCGAGTTTTTTGTTGCGAACACTCCATCTGTTACCAGTCGTGTCGCTGACAACTTTACAGCAGGAGTCTTAGCAACAGAAGATAATACCACAGTTACAGCGACTTGGAGCGCAATTACTCCGATCACTTTTCTGGGAGCAACACCAACAACCAATACACATACCTTTACTTTAAATAAAGGACAGTCTTTTATTTTTGCAGGTACGATTGGTCCCGCAGCACCGTTCATGGGAGCAAAAATCGTTGCTACCAAGCCGATCACCCTTACAAACGGGAACGTAACAGGAAATTTTGGTGCTACAACTTCATCCGGTACCGATATCATCTTAGACCAGTCTGTTCCACTTAGCAGATTAGGGAATGAATTTGCGATGGTAAGAACAAGGTCTGCTACAGCGCAAGAACTGGAAGGAGGAATCGTAATTGCTACAGAAAATAATACTGAAGTATATTTAAACGGATCTGCCACCCCTGCAGCGACTTTAAATGCTGGTCAATGGCACAGAATTTCGGGAAGCAGTTATATAACTCAACCTGGAGGACACCCGAACATGTATATCAGCACTACAAAGAATGTTTATTTGTATCAACTTGTATCGGTAAATAATGACAATGCAACTTGTGGTTTTAATTATATACCTCCTTTAAACTGTTTTCTGCCAAGAAAAATTGATGAGATTGGTAAGGTGGGAGAAATGCCTACAGGAGCAGGAGGTGCCAGTGCTGTACCATCTGGTACGATTGTTAAGCTAAATATCCTTACCGAAGTAGGTGCCACCGTAACATATACTGTGAACGGAGGTGCACCTTTAACACCTACAGCCGCACAAGGACCATTTCCTTTAACCGGAAACTCGAACTGGGTAACGTATGCCATTCAGCCCATCAACGGAAATATTGCAATTCAATCTAACAAAGCTGTTACTGCAGGGATTAACGGAGGTCACAGTACTTCAGGTTATGGTGGATATTTTGCAGGTTTCTCATCAATTCCATTAATTGCCAAGCAGACTGGAGACTGTATTCCAGGGCTTGTTTTGGAAGTAGATGACGGTTATGATACATATCAGTGGTTCAGAAACGATGTTCCTATTCCCGGTGCCAATTCCTATTCTTATACACCAACAATTGCAGGAAATTATACTGTGAGAATTACAGTTGGATCCTGTGTACCTGCTACAACTCCTGTTTACAAAGTTTTCACCTGTCTTCAGCAGACTACGGATGCAAAAACGGTTTGCGAGGGCTATTATAATATTGTACCTCAGTTTACGAGTTCAACACAGACTTATGTACCTTCAACAGTTACAATCGTAACACCTCCAACAAACGGAACAGCAATCATTAACCCTACTACCGGTGTAATAGGATACACTCCGAATTTCGCTTATGTAGGGACAGATACAATCACTTATAAATTCTGTGGAAATGACCCTGAATTCGTAGACTGTGAGCAGATTACACTTACTTTCACGATCTCAGAAAGTCCGACAGTTACCAATGCTACGCTGAGATCTTGTTTTTTACCCACCAATGTTTCTACAGCATTATTTGACCTTACAGCGGCAAACGTAACTCTTCAGACCGGAACATCTAAGAAATACTACCCTTCTTTAACAGATGCTCAGAATCAGACTAATGAAATTACAGATCCCGATAATTATATTGCTCCAAACGGAGTAGTTTATGTGAGAGTCAGCAATACCAACGGATGTTACAGAATTGCAGTAATTACTCTTATTGTACTTCCTCCTGTATATTCTACAGTTTTAGTAGATAAAGAAATCTGTATTGAAGACAGAACCACTCTGGATGCAGGAGCAGGTTTCGACGGATATACGTGGAGCAACGGAGATACTACACAGACCATCAGCAACGTTACTGTTGGTAATTATTGGGTGGATCTGCAGACAGGTGACTGTACCACAAGGCAGAATGTAACGGTTTATCCTACGCAACAGCCCGTAGTTACAAATATTGAAGTATCAGGTACAACCATTACAGTACAGGTTACAGGTGGAACTGCTCCATATCAATATTCAATTGACAATATCAAGTGGCAGGATTCTAATGTTTTCCCTGATCTACCGAGAGGTGATATAACAGTTTATGTGAAAGACAGTTTTAACTGTGTACCACAGCAGGTGAATATTACAATACCTAACATCATCAACGTAATTACGCCAAATAATGACGGTGTAAATGATGTTCTTGATTACTCTTCACTGGCTCATAAACCTAATCTTACCTTCTCAATCTTCGACCGTTACGGTGTACAAATCTTTGAAGGTAACAAAGACAAAGGGTACAAATGGGACGGAACAGTTGGTGGTAAGAGAATCTCTACCGGAAATTACTGGTTCAGCATTTCCTGGAACGAAAACAACAGAACTCAAACTCCTGTGAAATTCTCAGGATGGGTTCTTGTAAAAAACAGAGAATAA
- a CDS encoding T9SS type B sorting domain-containing protein: MKKFLLSFALVFLTFTSLFAQKDTEHWIAPFYDSSSTSYNHGLYFSTDQTTPFEVKIYSNNVQIGAVTISKGNPQYFNIPTASTDIVEVSTPADAFVPINKGIYTQGDKGYFLTLRIYNGSHGEILTSKGKAGIGKIFYAANAPITNTTVSSYNFTTGIMATENNTAVTVSGFDPAVNFINNGTATGNITFTLNKGQSYILAGTAGTSANHTGFIGAKISADKPVSVTNGNSNGFYANGSGTDGSDLILDQSVPIDRLGKEFAMIRTLGAHGTGYNMEGGLVIATENNTEVYLNNGLTPVATLNEGDFYRILDSGYVQQGTSSHYNIYVRTTKNAYLYQFVSGNMNTRNNGGYNYIPPLNCFLPRKIEEIGKITEMPTSASGSGTPTSTFLLKLNIITEAGATVTYSVDGGAPITPTAAQGPYALLGNTNWVTYDIPGITGNLTIQSNKAVTAGVNGGYSSAGYGGFFAGFNSVPVIAKQTGDCIPGIILEVDSGYDTYQWYLNGVAISGATANTYTPTAAGNYTVTVTMGTCPPLTTPIYKVFTCLKQTVKNLNICGSTTIIPAFSSSTQTPVAGTVTIITQPTHGTATINPSTGVITYVPTAGYLGPDTIVYQFCGNAAEFVDCEKITLNLTLVPFVVNDKTLTACQYTDKASFDLTSANVIDYNGVTKTYYPTLNDLNTNQNIITDPTAYLSAGGFVYVKVTTPEGCKANAKITLIAIPIKKSAQLVDKVICIDGRTDLDAGPGYSSYLWNTGATTSSILGVPVGEYWVKLENNGCFVQQFVRVIKAQEPVITSIDINNTTATVNISGGKAPYKYAVDGTTTWQDSNVFTGLSRGQHTFYVKDSYNCAPVAVEVTVPNLINAITPNGDNVNDFIDYSALKYKENLSFVIYDRYGNKIFTGDKFNNYKWDGKFFEKGVVTGTYWYHINWNEPNAQKTSIKYTGWILVKNRE; encoded by the coding sequence ATGAAAAAATTTCTACTAAGTTTTGCATTAGTGTTTCTGACGTTCACCAGTCTGTTTGCCCAAAAAGATACAGAGCATTGGATCGCACCGTTTTATGATAGTTCCTCAACTTCATATAATCATGGCTTGTATTTTTCAACTGATCAGACCACACCTTTTGAGGTGAAAATTTATAGCAATAATGTACAGATCGGCGCAGTAACAATTTCTAAAGGTAACCCTCAGTACTTTAATATTCCGACGGCATCAACTGATATTGTTGAAGTTTCAACTCCTGCAGATGCTTTTGTGCCAATCAATAAAGGTATTTATACACAAGGTGATAAAGGATATTTTTTAACCTTGAGAATTTATAATGGTTCACATGGCGAGATTTTAACTTCCAAAGGAAAAGCAGGTATCGGAAAAATTTTCTATGCAGCAAATGCGCCTATAACCAACACTACTGTTTCTAGTTATAATTTTACGACGGGAATTATGGCTACTGAAAACAACACTGCAGTAACAGTATCAGGTTTTGATCCGGCAGTAAACTTCATCAATAATGGTACTGCTACCGGCAATATCACATTCACGCTTAATAAGGGACAATCTTACATCCTTGCCGGAACAGCTGGCACATCTGCCAATCACACAGGATTCATTGGAGCAAAAATCTCTGCTGATAAGCCAGTTTCTGTAACCAACGGAAATTCTAATGGTTTTTATGCAAACGGAAGTGGAACAGACGGTTCCGACTTAATCTTAGACCAATCTGTACCTATAGACCGTTTGGGGAAAGAATTTGCTATGATCAGAACATTAGGCGCACATGGTACGGGATACAACATGGAGGGCGGTCTTGTAATAGCAACTGAAAATAATACAGAAGTTTACTTAAATAATGGTTTAACTCCAGTGGCAACTCTTAACGAAGGAGATTTTTATAGAATACTGGATTCCGGATATGTGCAACAGGGTACCTCCAGTCACTACAATATTTATGTGAGAACTACTAAAAATGCGTACCTGTATCAATTTGTGTCAGGAAATATGAATACAAGAAATAATGGTGGCTACAATTATATCCCACCATTGAACTGCTTCTTGCCTAGAAAAATCGAAGAGATTGGAAAGATCACAGAAATGCCGACAAGTGCCAGCGGCTCTGGTACTCCAACATCTACGTTTCTTTTAAAACTTAATATTATTACCGAAGCAGGAGCAACTGTAACTTACAGCGTCGACGGCGGAGCACCGATTACTCCGACAGCAGCACAAGGGCCGTACGCGCTTTTGGGAAATACAAACTGGGTTACCTACGATATTCCGGGAATTACAGGTAACTTAACAATCCAGTCTAACAAGGCAGTTACCGCCGGTGTGAATGGAGGTTACAGCTCGGCGGGATATGGTGGCTTCTTTGCAGGCTTTAATTCAGTTCCTGTAATCGCAAAGCAAACAGGAGACTGTATTCCGGGTATTATTCTTGAGGTTGACAGTGGCTACGACACATATCAATGGTACCTTAACGGCGTTGCCATTTCAGGAGCAACTGCCAATACTTATACACCGACAGCAGCAGGAAACTATACAGTTACGGTAACAATGGGAACATGCCCACCATTGACAACACCAATTTACAAAGTGTTTACATGTTTAAAGCAAACCGTAAAAAATTTAAACATCTGCGGATCGACAACGATTATTCCAGCTTTCTCAAGTTCTACCCAAACGCCGGTGGCTGGTACCGTTACCATAATTACACAGCCTACTCATGGTACGGCTACAATTAATCCTTCAACGGGAGTAATAACTTATGTGCCTACAGCTGGATATTTAGGACCAGACACCATCGTTTATCAGTTTTGCGGGAATGCAGCAGAATTTGTAGACTGTGAAAAGATCACTCTTAATCTCACATTAGTTCCATTTGTCGTAAATGATAAAACCTTAACAGCCTGTCAGTATACTGATAAAGCAAGTTTTGATTTAACAAGTGCAAATGTTATTGATTACAATGGTGTTACTAAAACATATTATCCAACACTTAACGATCTTAATACGAATCAAAATATTATTACAGATCCAACGGCATACCTTTCTGCAGGAGGCTTTGTTTATGTAAAAGTTACCACACCGGAAGGCTGTAAAGCAAATGCAAAAATTACGCTGATTGCTATTCCGATCAAGAAGTCAGCACAACTGGTAGACAAAGTCATTTGTATTGACGGAAGAACAGATCTGGATGCAGGCCCAGGCTACAGCAGTTATTTATGGAATACTGGAGCAACTACCTCATCTATTCTTGGAGTTCCGGTAGGAGAATATTGGGTAAAACTTGAAAACAACGGATGTTTTGTACAGCAGTTTGTGAGAGTAATCAAAGCTCAGGAGCCCGTTATCACCTCAATTGATATCAACAATACAACAGCTACTGTAAATATCAGCGGCGGTAAAGCACCTTACAAATATGCGGTAGACGGAACAACGACATGGCAGGATTCTAATGTATTTACTGGTCTTTCCAGAGGGCAGCATACTTTCTATGTGAAAGATTCTTATAACTGTGCTCCGGTGGCAGTAGAAGTTACGGTTCCGAATCTGATCAACGCAATCACACCTAATGGAGATAATGTAAATGATTTTATAGATTACAGCGCTTTGAAATACAAAGAAAACCTAAGCTTTGTTATTTACGATCGATATGGTAACAAAATCTTTACAGGAGACAAATTCAACAACTATAAATGGGATGGCAAATTCTTTGAAAAAGGCGTGGTAACCGGAACTTACTGGTATCACATCAACTGGAATGAGCCTAATGCACAGAAAACTTCAATCAAATACACTGGTTGGATATTAGTTAAGAACCGGGAATAA